Proteins found in one Lawsonibacter asaccharolyticus genomic segment:
- a CDS encoding integrase core domain protein yields MGPACRALHISRASYYQWRSGKAGGRVAENQRIAQLVQEIHRDSPDKGYRRIRDDLDKYYHTPVNDKRTLRICRCLGIQSAVKHAPHGCTRVASSPRQLAENVLNRQFYADRPNEKWLTDVTEFHYYTGNTMCKLYLSAILDLCDRRIVSFIIRDTNDAALVHRTLDQALETNPGAHPLLHSDRGSAYTTQIFHDKLAAAGITQSMSRVGKCIDNGPMEGFWGILKRERYYGRRFTSREQLVKMIQEYITYYNFHRLQRGLGVRTPMEVHDCLSAA; encoded by the coding sequence GTGGGGCCAGCCTGCCGTGCACTGCATATCTCCCGGGCCAGCTATTACCAGTGGCGCTCCGGGAAAGCCGGGGGCCGCGTCGCCGAGAATCAGCGCATCGCCCAGTTGGTGCAGGAGATCCACCGGGATAGCCCGGACAAGGGATACCGCCGCATTCGGGACGATTTGGACAAGTATTACCATACGCCAGTCAACGATAAGCGGACGCTGCGTATCTGCCGCTGCCTTGGGATTCAATCTGCGGTAAAACATGCCCCACATGGCTGCACTCGGGTGGCATCCTCTCCCCGGCAGCTGGCAGAGAATGTACTGAACCGCCAATTTTACGCCGACCGCCCCAACGAAAAGTGGCTCACCGATGTGACGGAGTTTCACTACTATACGGGAAATACCATGTGCAAGCTCTACCTGAGCGCCATCCTGGATCTGTGTGACCGAAGGATCGTCTCCTTTATCATCCGGGACACCAACGACGCTGCCTTGGTCCATCGCACTCTGGATCAGGCATTGGAGACCAATCCCGGCGCCCACCCTCTGCTCCACAGCGACCGGGGCAGCGCCTATACTACCCAGATCTTCCATGACAAGCTGGCTGCAGCTGGCATTACACAGAGTATGTCCCGGGTGGGAAAGTGCATTGACAACGGCCCCATGGAGGGCTTCTGGGGCATCCTCAAGCGGGAGCGCTACTATGGCAGGCGGTTCACCAGCCGGGAGCAGTTGGTCAAGATGATCCAGGAGTACATCACCTATTACAACTTCCACCGCCTCCAGCGCGGCCTGGGTGTGCGGACCCCTATGGAGGTCCATGACTGCCTGTCGGCCGCGTAG
- a CDS encoding guanylate kinase, whose protein sequence is MNIGRKLTIALDWDNVLAPCTELACQKMTQRGTPVSVEDVTLYSFANFHKELADGLMAIFKEPDFFDSQVLYPGAAEMVEELLAAGHEVVIASAMPPEQMGIRGKQICSLLPGIKESNVMLGSRKDLLHVDFLLDDADYNITSSPAKYPVLFTRPWNKSMEGFLRAGSYAEFIKLVEAVSLAPTVEPIKLGSAGHPGMICLVGPSASGKSFICDELVKNPLFRKVKALTTRPPRDDGSDAEEYRFVSEAEFNAAIDDGSLVEHTTYAGHGYAIAKQEIEAIWAEGRIAIKPVDIHGAMACKAVYGEQCVSVFVRRSKEDIVLALLERDISNADKTLRLMTLDQEMENERLCDWTVSNNGSLDHAIRQIMRIVG, encoded by the coding sequence ATGAACATCGGACGAAAGCTGACGATCGCCCTTGACTGGGACAATGTGCTGGCTCCCTGTACGGAGTTGGCCTGTCAGAAGATGACCCAGCGCGGAACTCCGGTCAGCGTGGAGGATGTGACCCTCTACTCGTTTGCCAACTTCCACAAGGAGCTGGCTGATGGCCTCATGGCCATTTTCAAGGAGCCTGACTTCTTCGACTCCCAGGTCCTGTACCCGGGCGCCGCTGAGATGGTGGAGGAGCTGCTGGCAGCCGGCCATGAAGTGGTCATTGCTTCAGCAATGCCGCCTGAGCAAATGGGGATCCGCGGCAAGCAGATCTGCTCACTGCTTCCGGGCATCAAGGAGTCCAATGTGATGCTGGGCAGCCGCAAAGACCTGCTGCATGTGGATTTCCTGCTGGATGATGCCGACTACAACATCACCAGCAGCCCGGCTAAGTACCCAGTTCTCTTTACCCGTCCCTGGAACAAGTCCATGGAGGGCTTCCTGCGGGCCGGCAGCTATGCGGAGTTCATCAAGCTGGTGGAAGCTGTTTCGCTGGCCCCTACCGTCGAGCCCATCAAACTGGGTTCGGCCGGCCACCCAGGTATGATCTGCCTGGTTGGGCCTTCGGCGTCCGGCAAATCTTTTATCTGCGATGAGCTGGTGAAGAACCCACTGTTTCGCAAGGTCAAGGCTCTGACGACCCGCCCGCCCCGGGATGACGGCTCTGACGCCGAGGAGTACCGGTTTGTGAGCGAGGCAGAATTCAATGCGGCCATCGACGATGGCAGCCTGGTGGAGCACACCACCTACGCCGGCCATGGATATGCCATCGCCAAGCAGGAGATTGAGGCTATCTGGGCCGAGGGCCGTATCGCCATCAAACCTGTGGATATCCACGGTGCCATGGCCTGCAAAGCTGTCTATGGCGAGCAGTGTGTAAGCGTGTTCGTGCGCCGCAGCAAGGAGGATATCGTTCTGGCACTGCTGGAGCGGGACATCTCCAATGCGGATAAGACGCTCCGGCTGATGACCCTGGACCAGGAGATGGAGAATGAGCGGCTGTGTGACTGGACTGTGTCCAATAACGGCAGCCTGGATCATGCCATCCGCCAGATCATGCGCATCGTTGGCTGA
- a CDS encoding transposase: MNNVAGIDVSKGKSMVSVLRPFGEVVAKPFSIGHTGSELKELADYLKSLDGETRVVMEHTGRYYEPVARFLHEEGVFVSAVNPKLIKDYGNNTLRKVKTDKADARKIARYGLDNWAELRQHTPMDTIRMQLKTLNRQQSLYAKTKTMMKNNLIALLDQTYPGVNALFDSPVREDGSQKWVDFATAFWHVDCVRNMSLTAFAERYRKWCKRHGYNFSQSKAVEVHTGAQDLIAMLPKDALTKTMVRQAIDALNAVSASLERLKAEMQALAAQLPEYPVVMAMHGVGDSLGPQLMAELGDVARFTHRNAITAFAGVDPGADQSGTHEAKSTRVSKSGPPELRRALFLVMDCLLKTQPQDDPVYRFMDKKRAEGKPYLVYMTAGANKFLRIYYGRVKEYLASLEEN; this comes from the coding sequence ATGAACAATGTGGCAGGGATCGATGTTTCCAAAGGAAAGAGCATGGTATCCGTTCTCCGCCCTTTTGGAGAAGTGGTAGCAAAACCATTTTCTATTGGTCACACCGGCAGTGAACTCAAGGAGCTGGCAGACTACTTGAAAAGCCTGGACGGTGAGACACGAGTAGTCATGGAGCATACCGGACGGTACTATGAGCCGGTAGCCCGTTTTCTTCATGAGGAGGGCGTCTTTGTCAGCGCAGTCAATCCGAAGCTTATCAAAGACTACGGGAACAACACCCTGCGAAAAGTGAAAACAGACAAGGCAGATGCCCGGAAGATTGCCCGCTATGGGCTTGACAACTGGGCAGAATTGCGCCAACATACACCCATGGATACGATTCGAATGCAACTGAAAACGCTGAACCGGCAGCAGAGTCTATACGCTAAGACTAAGACGATGATGAAAAACAACCTCATCGCCCTTCTTGACCAGACCTATCCCGGCGTCAACGCCCTATTTGACAGCCCTGTCCGTGAGGACGGCAGCCAGAAGTGGGTGGACTTTGCCACGGCCTTTTGGCATGTGGACTGTGTGCGAAACATGAGCCTCACTGCCTTTGCCGAGCGTTACCGTAAGTGGTGTAAACGGCATGGCTACAACTTCAGCCAGAGCAAAGCCGTTGAGGTCCACACCGGAGCACAGGACCTGATTGCCATGCTCCCCAAGGACGCTCTGACCAAAACCATGGTCCGGCAGGCCATTGATGCGCTGAACGCCGTCTCTGCCTCTCTGGAACGGCTCAAGGCTGAAATGCAGGCCCTGGCAGCCCAGCTCCCGGAATACCCTGTGGTCATGGCCATGCACGGTGTAGGCGATTCTCTCGGCCCTCAGCTTATGGCGGAGCTTGGGGATGTGGCCCGGTTTACCCACCGAAACGCCATTACCGCTTTTGCGGGCGTTGACCCTGGCGCTGACCAGTCCGGCACTCACGAGGCTAAGAGCACAAGGGTTTCCAAAAGCGGGCCGCCGGAGCTGCGCCGCGCCTTATTCCTGGTTATGGACTGCCTACTGAAAACACAGCCCCAGGATGACCCGGTATACCGTTTCATGGACAAGAAACGAGCCGAGGGCAAACCCTATCTGGTTTACATGACAGCCGGCGCCAACAAGTTCCTGCGCATCTATTATGGCAGAGTAAAAGAATATCTGGCATCTCTGGAGGAAAATTAA
- a CDS encoding helicase RecD/TraA: METIECRVAKVVFRSAENGFTILSCITDHDYITITGPMADVQPGVTLTVEGEWKTHPKYGRQMEADHWTCKTPQDLDGIELYLTNFCKGIGRKYAHKIVQAFGPNTIETLDKHPEKLSLIRGIGKGRLKKIQESWKKHKAIQDVMIFLQGHGVTPGYAARIYSHYGEDSIAVITKNPYQLADEVRGIGFQMADHLASSLGIDKDSYVRIRSGVLFTLNQVSNDGHVYARRDQLVHKAIQLLDVDEVKLQATIDEMLKVGEIVKEGTAAIYLPQLRYCEIGIAGNLDRLMTKPKGLKAEVAKIEAKLKISYDPLQADAIMSAMNAQVMVLTGGPGTGKTTVTRGIIEAFLQNKLKVALAAPTGRAAKRMQEATGMEAKTIHRLLEYRPDDGFLCDQANPLDAQAVIVDESSMIDTFLMNALLRALKTGTRVILIGDIDQLPSVGAGNVLRDIIDSEMVPTVRLTKIFRQALTSKIIENCHRVNEGQMPDIRVKKDSDFFFIRAENKDDIPRLIEELVSKRLPNTYEVDPLDIQVLCPQKTSDIGTVALNKRLQAALSDSKIFVQYGDTMFKIGDKVMQMQNNYDKNVFNGDVGNILSINREDDEIIIVFDGMPVTYSTSDLGDISLAYAATVHKSQGSEYPIVVMPIHNTNHIMLERHLVYTGFSRAKKLLVVVGSEAALQYAVQHEVTTKRNTMLKERLRGEVGDESLLAEA, encoded by the coding sequence ATGGAAACAATCGAATGCAGAGTCGCCAAGGTCGTCTTTCGCAGTGCTGAGAATGGCTTTACCATCCTCAGTTGCATCACCGACCACGATTATATCACCATCACTGGTCCTATGGCTGATGTGCAGCCGGGCGTCACTCTCACTGTTGAGGGAGAGTGGAAGACGCATCCCAAGTATGGCCGCCAGATGGAGGCTGACCACTGGACCTGCAAGACGCCGCAGGACCTTGATGGCATTGAGCTTTACCTGACCAATTTCTGCAAAGGTATCGGCCGGAAATACGCCCATAAGATCGTCCAGGCGTTTGGCCCCAATACGATCGAGACTCTGGACAAGCATCCCGAGAAACTGTCTCTCATCCGCGGTATCGGCAAGGGCCGGCTGAAGAAGATCCAGGAGAGCTGGAAGAAACACAAGGCCATCCAGGATGTGATGATCTTCCTCCAGGGCCACGGCGTCACACCTGGCTATGCGGCCCGTATCTATTCCCACTATGGCGAGGATAGTATTGCCGTCATCACCAAGAACCCCTACCAGCTTGCCGATGAGGTGCGCGGTATTGGCTTCCAGATGGCTGACCATCTGGCCAGCAGCCTTGGGATCGATAAGGACAGCTATGTCCGCATCCGCAGCGGCGTCCTGTTCACCTTGAACCAAGTGAGCAACGACGGCCATGTTTATGCCCGGAGGGACCAGCTGGTCCACAAGGCTATCCAGCTGCTGGATGTGGATGAGGTGAAGCTCCAGGCGACTATCGACGAGATGCTGAAGGTGGGCGAGATCGTCAAAGAGGGGACGGCCGCCATCTATCTGCCCCAGCTTCGGTACTGCGAAATCGGTATTGCCGGCAATCTTGACCGGCTAATGACCAAGCCCAAGGGGCTGAAGGCTGAGGTTGCCAAGATCGAGGCCAAGCTGAAGATCTCCTATGATCCGCTCCAGGCTGACGCCATTATGAGCGCCATGAACGCTCAGGTGATGGTGCTTACGGGCGGACCGGGCACTGGCAAAACGACCGTGACCCGGGGCATCATCGAGGCGTTCCTGCAGAACAAGCTCAAGGTGGCTCTGGCGGCTCCTACCGGCCGGGCGGCCAAGCGGATGCAGGAGGCCACGGGGATGGAGGCCAAGACTATCCACCGGCTCCTGGAGTATCGTCCTGACGATGGGTTTCTCTGCGACCAGGCCAATCCCCTGGACGCCCAGGCGGTCATCGTGGATGAGTCGTCCATGATCGATACATTCCTTATGAACGCCCTGCTCCGGGCCCTGAAAACGGGCACCCGGGTCATCCTGATCGGCGACATCGACCAGCTGCCCTCTGTGGGCGCCGGTAATGTACTGCGGGACATCATCGACTCAGAGATGGTGCCAACTGTGCGGCTGACCAAGATTTTTCGGCAGGCGCTTACCAGTAAAATCATTGAAAACTGCCATCGCGTTAACGAGGGGCAGATGCCTGATATCCGGGTGAAGAAGGACTCTGATTTCTTCTTTATCCGGGCTGAGAACAAGGATGATATTCCGCGGCTCATCGAGGAGCTGGTAAGTAAGCGGCTGCCCAATACCTATGAGGTGGACCCGCTCGACATCCAGGTGCTGTGCCCGCAGAAAACCTCCGATATTGGCACCGTCGCCCTCAACAAGCGGCTCCAGGCGGCGCTGAGTGACTCCAAGATTTTTGTCCAGTATGGCGATACGATGTTCAAGATCGGCGACAAGGTCATGCAGATGCAGAACAACTACGATAAGAATGTCTTCAATGGGGATGTTGGCAATATCCTATCTATCAACCGGGAGGACGATGAGATCATCATTGTCTTTGATGGCATGCCAGTCACCTACTCGACCTCCGATTTGGGCGATATCTCGCTGGCGTATGCGGCGACTGTCCATAAATCGCAAGGGTCAGAATACCCGATTGTGGTCATGCCCATCCATAATACCAATCACATTATGCTGGAGCGGCATCTAGTCTATACAGGGTTCTCCCGGGCCAAGAAACTGTTGGTGGTGGTTGGCTCGGAGGCAGCCCTGCAGTACGCAGTGCAGCATGAAGTGACGACCAAGCGTAATACGATGCTGAAGGAACGGCTGCGGGGAGAAGTGGGGGATGAGTCCTTGTTAGCCGAAGCGTGA
- a CDS encoding ParB-like protein, translating into MLHPCTLKGTSDYSKYGSLLQEQVVESMKEHGVLEPLIVRKSPIEMSKYEILAGEQRWTNAKAAGLKTVPCRIMDLDDDAARNIFHITNLLRRDLSPRDLIYGWYNYYTQIKGGNSADEAINVEITKAVAQEQAQVAAMVAASR; encoded by the coding sequence ATGCTGCATCCCTGCACACTAAAGGGAACCTCAGACTACTCTAAATACGGGTCTCTCCTGCAGGAGCAGGTCGTGGAGAGTATGAAGGAACATGGGGTACTGGAGCCGCTCATTGTCCGCAAGTCGCCCATCGAGATGTCTAAGTACGAAATCCTGGCCGGGGAACAGCGATGGACGAATGCAAAGGCTGCCGGACTGAAGACGGTGCCATGCCGAATCATGGACTTGGATGACGATGCAGCCCGCAATATCTTCCACATCACCAACCTGCTGCGGCGGGACCTGTCGCCCAGAGACCTCATCTATGGCTGGTACAACTACTACACCCAAATTAAGGGTGGCAATTCCGCCGATGAAGCCATCAATGTAGAGATCACCAAGGCAGTGGCTCAGGAGCAGGCTCAGGTGGCGGCTATGGTGGCGGCAAGTCGGTGA
- a CDS encoding dipeptidase, translating into MSKLNGHEQRLSNEIRQIDLLVADRLHQAEIFELTDEESQTFVRELHELKSNAGAGRMSCRP; encoded by the coding sequence ATGTCTAAGCTGAACGGCCATGAGCAGCGGCTCTCCAATGAAATCCGGCAGATCGACCTGCTGGTCGCCGACCGCCTCCACCAGGCTGAGATTTTTGAGCTCACCGATGAGGAATCGCAGACTTTCGTGAGGGAGCTGCATGAGCTCAAATCGAACGCCGGCGCCGGAAGAATGAGTTGTCGGCCCTGA
- a CDS encoding bacterial group 3 Ig-like protein has protein sequence MPDKTQYKERLETLDVTGAELELNFDYGDPEIIQVHSDMVKGFDNRRAGGVQG, from the coding sequence ATGCCTGACAAGACCCAGTATAAGGAACGGCTGGAGACACTGGATGTCACTGGCGCCGAGCTGGAGTTGAATTTTGACTACGGTGACCCGGAGATTATTCAGGTACACTCGGACATGGTCAAGGGGTTTGATAACCGTCGAGCCGGCGGAGTGCAAGGTTGA